The Vicia villosa cultivar HV-30 ecotype Madison, WI linkage group LG1, Vvil1.0, whole genome shotgun sequence genome includes a region encoding these proteins:
- the LOC131604256 gene encoding uncharacterized protein LOC131604256: MRFAREGLWHKVRGEGRRRETKWDIAREGKRMDKQKASSSSFFVTEFGDRWKARDLFFEFKNLGEIEEVVIPPRKDKFGRRFGFVCFLNVKDEELLATKLDNIVLDDRKIFANLPRFSRSNLAKTSGVEAKTRAPTQTPLKGYGGDRFGGNKYGKFDKNRSYAKVTQNIRGCSNDTGDNLMKKIVSFQPGYDVLSQYKNAYTGWIKEAGKMADLKSLFLEEGIFTIRITRLGPNLCILEDLVEGEVELFMEEKKSWWEQWFSKLKRWEPEDIDKERVAWIRVMGVPCHAWCEKCFCLLVDSIGVFMKCEEGTLLKNRMDVANICIRTKIQDRVDVVVRLSIEGQFFDVRMMEDIHGFSERPKYRAFGEEAESEEFSQSEDGKYDGEEAVDVLLEEVDEAQHVDVDGTNPTNRISLLASSFDSKCRNLSKKVSFGVSDSGNVEWPEAEREQAFNVSGSEGNISEVGE; the protein is encoded by the coding sequence ATGAGGTTTGCTAGAGAGGGTCTTTGGCATAAGGTGAGGGGAGAAGGTAGAAGAAGGGAGACAAAATGGGATATAGCGAGAGAAGGGAAGAGGATGGATAAACAAAAAGCGTCCTCCTCGTCTTTTTTTGTAACTGAATTTGGGGATAGGTGGAAGGCAAGGGATTTGTTCTTTGAATTCAAAAACCTGGGAGAAATAGAGGAAGTAGTTATACCGCCAAGAAAAGATAAGTTTGGGAGACGCTTTGGTTTTGTCTGTTTTCTCAATGTTAAAGATGAGGAGCTCTTGGCAACAAAGCTGGACAATATTGTTCTTGATGATAGAAAGATCTTTGCGAACTTGCCACGCTTTAGTAGGTCAAATCTTGCTAAAACGTCTGGTGTAGAAGCAAAAACGAGGGCACCAACTCAGACGCCATTGAAAGGATACGGTGGCGATAGATTCGGGGGAAACAAATACGGAAAGTTTGACAAAAACCGCTCCTATGCGAAGGTAACCCAGAATATCAGGGGTTGTTCTAATGATACAGGAGATAATCTGATGAAAAAAATTGTGTCCTTCCAACCAGGTTATGATGTTTTATCGCAGTATAAGAATGCATATACAGGCTGGATTAAGGAGGCGGGAAAGATGGCTGACTTGAAAAGTTTGTTCCTTGAAGAAGGCATTTTCACTATTAGGATCACTCGTCTGGGACCTAATCTATGCATCTTGGAGGACCTGGTCGAAGGAGAAGTTGAACTGTTTATGGAGGAAAAGAAATCTTGGTGGGAGCAGTGGTTTAGCAAGTTAAAGAGATGGGAGCCAGAAGACATAGATAAAGAGAGGGTGGCTTGGATAAGGGTGATGGGTGTTCCTTGTCATGCCTGGTGTGAAAAGTGTTTCTGTCTTCTAGTGGATTCCATTGGGGTGTTtatgaaatgtgaagaaggaaCGTTATTGAAGAATAGGATGGATGTAGCAAATATTTGTATCAGAACCAAGATACAAGACAGAGTGGATGTGGTAGTAAGGCTATCCATTGAAGGGCAGTTTTTTGATGTTAGAATGATGGAGGATATCCATGGTTTCTCGGAAAGGCCAAAGTATAGAGCTTTCGGAGAAGAAGCGGAATCGGAAGAGTTCTCTCAGTCGGAGGACGGCAAGTACGACGGGGAGGAGGCGGTAGATGTTCTTCTCGAGGAAGTTGATGAAGCGCAGCATGTTGATGTTGATGGGACGAACCCTACTAATAGGATTAGTCTATTGGCCTCTAGTTTTGATTCAAAGTGTCGGAACCTTTCGAAAAAGGTTTCTTTTGGTGTATCTGATTCTGGTAATGTTGAGTGGCCCGAGGCAGAAAGGGAGCAAGCATTTAATGTTAGTGGGTCAGAAGGAAATATCAGTGAAGTAGGGGAGTAA